One Fusobacterium nucleatum genomic window carries:
- a CDS encoding transposase, translating into MINDILNIPHRHILFTIPEELRPFFSYDRTLLSKLAKAVNEVMKYQFHNMHKKIARKFKVPKSSPNYFTNSDIVHYGLITVIHTFGRDLKWNPHIHALVSLGGFTKNFTFKKLDYFHVPSIAGQ; encoded by the coding sequence ATGATTAATGATATTCTTAATATTCCTCACAGGCATATCCTTTTTACTATTCCTGAAGAATTAAGACCTTTCTTCTCTTATGATAGAACTTTACTCTCTAAACTTGCCAAGGCTGTTAATGAAGTTATGAAATATCAATTTCATAATATGCACAAAAAAATCGCACGGAAATTTAAAGTTCCTAAATCTTCTCCTAATTATTTTACTAATTCTGATATTGTTCATTATGGACTTATCACTGTTATTCATACTTTTGGCAGAGATTTAAAATGGAATCCACATATACATGCTCTTGTTTCTCTTGGTGGTTTTACCAAAAATTTTACTTTTAAAAAGTTAGATTACTTTCATGTTCCCTCTATTGCTGGGCAATGA
- the metK gene encoding methionine adenosyltransferase, which yields MKKFTYFTSEFVSPGHPDKVSDQISDAVLDACLKDDPNSRVACEVFCTTGLVVVGGEITTSTYIDVQDIVRKKIDEIGYRPGMGFDSNCGTLSCIHAQSPDIAMGVDIGGAGDQGIMFGGAVRETEELMPLALVLSREILVKLTNMMKSNEIKWARPDQKSQVTLAYDENGKVDHVDSIVVSVQHDEDINHDEIEKTVIEKIVKPILEKYNLSSENIKYYINPTGRFVIGGPHGDTGLTGRKIIVDTYGGYFRHGGGAFSGKDPSKVDRSAAYAARWVAKNIVAAKLADKCEIQLSYAIGVSKPVSIKVDTFGTSKVDEAKISEAVSKVFDLSPRGIEKALELREGKFKYQDLAAFGHIGRTDIDTPWERLNKVDELKKAVNL from the coding sequence ATGAAAAAGTTTACATACTTTACTTCTGAATTTGTTTCACCAGGACATCCAGATAAAGTTTCAGATCAAATATCAGATGCAGTATTAGATGCATGTTTAAAAGATGATCCTAACTCAAGAGTTGCCTGTGAAGTTTTTTGTACTACTGGATTAGTTGTTGTTGGAGGAGAAATAACAACATCAACATACATTGATGTACAGGATATTGTTAGAAAAAAAATTGATGAAATTGGTTATAGACCAGGAATGGGATTTGATTCTAACTGTGGTACTTTAAGCTGTATCCATGCACAGTCACCTGATATTGCTATGGGAGTAGATATTGGTGGAGCAGGAGATCAAGGTATAATGTTTGGTGGAGCGGTTAGAGAAACAGAAGAACTTATGCCATTAGCACTTGTATTATCAAGAGAAATATTGGTAAAACTTACTAATATGATGAAAAGTAATGAAATTAAATGGGCAAGACCAGATCAAAAATCACAAGTTACTTTAGCTTATGATGAAAATGGAAAAGTTGACCATGTTGATTCTATTGTTGTATCAGTACAACATGATGAAGATATTAATCATGATGAAATTGAAAAAACAGTTATAGAAAAAATTGTAAAACCTATTTTAGAAAAATATAATTTAAGTTCTGAAAATATAAAATATTATATAAACCCTACTGGAAGATTTGTAATTGGAGGACCTCATGGGGATACAGGACTTACTGGTAGAAAAATTATAGTTGATACTTATGGTGGATATTTTAGACATGGTGGAGGAGCTTTCTCTGGTAAAGACCCTTCTAAAGTTGATAGATCAGCTGCTTATGCTGCTAGATGGGTAGCTAAAAATATTGTTGCAGCGAAACTTGCAGATAAATGTGAAATTCAATTGTCTTATGCGATAGGTGTCTCTAAACCAGTATCAATTAAAGTGGATACTTTTGGAACTTCAAAAGTTGATGAAGCTAAAATTTCAGAAGCTGTATCAAAAGTATTTGATTTATCTCCTAGAGGAATTGAAAAAGCTCTTGAATTGAGAGAAGGGAAGTTTAAATATCAAGATTTAGCTGCATTTGGACATATTGGAAGAACTGATATTGATACTCCTTGGGAAAGATTAAATAAAGTTGATGAATTAAAAAAAGCAGTTAATTTATAG
- a CDS encoding transposase — protein MLNIVQNGNYPNLKIKNLAQKAVSKLYKEDKRLFFNVGSGDVNSPKGIVKYLGRYLAHVPIAEYKITYYDNEKVTFFFNDLADDKKKKYITMDIDKFVQQILIHLPPKNFKMINRFGFYGRNITAKLRNIVKKYKKSFFKSEYSFYVKQSIDTFGVHPFMCPYCKIMMDIQEIYVSSDWYGRTIHKVYF, from the coding sequence GTGCTTAATATTGTTCAAAATGGTAATTACCCTAATCTTAAAATTAAAAATCTTGCTCAAAAAGCTGTTTCTAAATTATATAAAGAAGATAAAAGATTATTCTTTAATGTAGGCTCTGGTGATGTTAATTCCCCTAAAGGAATTGTAAAATATTTAGGTAGATATCTCGCTCATGTTCCTATTGCTGAATACAAAATCACTTATTATGATAATGAAAAAGTTACTTTTTTCTTTAATGATTTAGCTGATGATAAAAAGAAAAAATATATAACTATGGATATAGATAAATTTGTTCAACAAATTCTCATCCATCTGCCACCCAAAAATTTTAAGATGATTAATAGATTTGGATTTTATGGGCGCAATATTACAGCAAAATTAAGAAATATAGTTAAAAAATATAAAAAAAGTTTTTTTAAATCTGAATATTCTTTTTATGTAAAACAATCTATTGATACATTTGGAGTACATCCATTTATGTGTCCTTATTGTAAAATTATGATGGATATACAAGAAATATATGTAAGCTCAGATTGGTATGGACGGACCATACATAAGGTATATTTCTAA